ttatttgtcatttatttgccttagtcattattaggaaaatctttggtgtcaatttcctgtggttcgaccctattgctactatctgcaagttaattgctgattgtttaataggtttatttttgacggctttgacaatcgctatcaaaaattggcgccgttgccggggatttgatttaaactaaagtattttccctttatgactaGGGCTGGCCGTAAAGAaaatcttctttacgatccaaaGATAGAGCgcactgccaagagcttaagaaAGCAAGtaaacttgaggaaccaagcctcaagagCATCTTCATCTTCACCAGCAACAAGTCTGGAGTCTACCATCCGATCTGCCACTGCACCAGCAAACAGAacacctactgcccctgctgcagaaaatcctgcaccagcaaattcacctATTGTCGCACCTGCTACTGCTGAAATTGCACCAGAAATTGAGTTCCGGGTTgctgcagaaaatccagcaatgtcAGAACAACCTGCTGCAcgtgaagaagctgaaattcaagctgGAAACTTGCCTGTCCAAGCACCACAGCCACGAGAGAGAACACTTCGAGAGCTAGATATGCCAGCTGAAGACCAAGCACCATTATGCATAACTTATCCCCAACTGACAAcaccttttgaattgaagacaggt
This is a stretch of genomic DNA from Manihot esculenta cultivar AM560-2 chromosome 2, M.esculenta_v8, whole genome shotgun sequence. It encodes these proteins:
- the LOC122723075 gene encoding nischarin-like, with the translated sequence MTRAGRKENLLYDPKIERTAKSLRKQVNLRNQASRASSSSPATSLESTIRSATAPANRTPTAPAAENPAPANSPIVAPATAEIAPEIEFRVAAENPAMSEQPAAREEAEIQAGNLPVQAPQPRERTLRELDMPAEDQAPLCITYPQLTTPFELKTGKEKWTAVVPRQKQ